A single Epinephelus fuscoguttatus linkage group LG13, E.fuscoguttatus.final_Chr_v1 DNA region contains:
- the znf142 gene encoding zinc finger protein 142 isoform X4: MITSRSTTICHLVLKVSNRPKRKLNTSPAYALSLPGERSEEQPERPRHNIKRMRKAVEGDKPSAVDAVLPPSKEYLAEGSEHTYRTHTCPKCRRCFKMRSHLQEHLHLHFPDPSLQCPTCKRYFTSKSKLRIHRLREAGEKVHHCHLCEYSAVERNAIRRHLTSVHAGEAEDGVKGHSYPCPTCGQSFHQSKSLKAHMKTHNILSHSKPVACFQEGCSFQSSLRKELVRHTAEVHGFKAVECRHHACGAVFQSETDMEAHYRTHLAYHCSQCDFSCSNKTVFLQHQRHGHPGNEKLCCDFCCFVTFNPVEFQQHIGHLHANEKIHRCSQCTYVTSHKRGLKRHMLMHSGEKPHKCSLCDFRCRDESYLSKHMLTHSDNKNFMCAECGYVTKWKHYLNVHMRKHAGDLRYQCDQCPYRCHRMDQLNSHKLRHQAKSLMCEICAYACKRKYELRNHMLAKHSGEEKQPSIYKCKYCTYTTCYRQALQNHENCKHTKLKEFRCALCFYSSFSSISLFLHKRKTHGYVPGDKAWLENYAAKEKERNSTEFLQDFYSKPLAAHKQSEQSTSEGPPLSQRELSDLPGSADHSASKGSVAGSQTVDSVDVFDVVSQEVVNQGISDSPQSVNSPEEYCTLVLTTLSTTDYQTSSLQNQEESCANQTPSSSKFNCNGSDISPEKADFSTSSLEEDDVAMADAECEQSDIDDNYESLNNTSQPIIPGECQTPAVESGGGKICSTFPSEHNQPFESEIRLKAMKKHDKDQAEAMVLEGRVQMLVVPAKEVYRCDKCSYVSSKETALKYHCQALCSGRIKGHQCQACGAQFKQQRGLDSHLSKKCPALPRKTRTFVGTANTCLAAEDNSAVDQDDETNSSQTELPSSQNRISTDKGLQQEEGVCTSHLKICKGIVDNAFTSSNSGQKQSKIQAKKLLKVQLAKKQLLSSNKQRNVPLQKSLYANKDGKFKCKLCSFSSVRLATVERHLSTCRKILRKRETQIISEEGNKCGNESIKEKEDLVEEYKERTGNVSEKHQIFSCPSCAFKCNQKRALDSHEKRGCLKPDEVQCTMCSYVTKSKTTLTRHILCAHNKKVGVAKRLHCQHCSFTCKQQRCMAQHIALKHKGARPHQCRYCPFSTTRRYRLEEHESLHTGIGRHSCDMCDKTFGAVTKLRQHKMRIHDKQPTHFCSLCDFSGYTLDDVRRHNLRCHVGELHHACTHCDAQFSSEVALRNHCKRVHQLQVCFSCKQCDYTCGSEATLKSHQESKHPQVKCNTCQESFKTKESLEIHQRTHLAHHCQLCPFATKTRQLLAQHLLNEHEEESQEEKPLKCSSCQFACRHQLVLEQHLRSHGGKRLYKCTDCEYSTRNKQKITWHIRIHTGEKPYSCEQCSYTCTDPSRLKLHMRVHQAEKKYLCPECGYKCKWATQLKYHMTKHTGDKPYACDECDYRTNRADALRAHRDTQHCDLRPYVCEKCGKAFKTSFILKTHQRQHSDDRPYTCGLCHKAFRWPAGLRHHYLSHTKQQPFCCRHCSYRAKQKFQVVKHLQRHHPEMSVEQGVVRDSEAVSLTLKEALQGTLDERATEVDKEGGAGDEVQVEEVIQREEDCETKS; the protein is encoded by the exons ATGATCACCTCTCGGAGCACAACCATCTGCCACCTCGTGCTCAAG GTGTCCAACAGgccaaaaagaaaactgaatacCAGCCCAGCTTATGCATTATCATTACCTGGAGAGAGGAGTGAGGAACAGCCTGAGAGGCCAAGGCACAATATTAAAAGGATGAGAAAGGCAGTGGAAGGAGACAAACCCTCAGCAGTGGATGCTGTACTGCCTCCATCCAAAG AGTACCTTGCAGAGGGATCAGAGCACACTTATCGCACCCACACTTGCCCCAAGTGTCGCCGCTGCTTCAAGATGCGCTCCCACCTGCAGGAGCACCTCCATTTACATTTTCCTGACCCCAGCCTCCAGTGTCCCACCTGCAAGCGTTACTTCACCAGCAAGAGCAAACTACGTATACACAGACTTCGTGAGGCGGGTGAAAAGGTTCACCATTGCCACTTGTGTGAATATTCTGCCGTGGAGCGGAACGCAATTCGTCGCCACCTTACCAGCGTGCATGCCGGTGAGGCAGAGGACGGTGTAAAGGGTCACAGCTATCCCTGCCCCACCTGTGGTCAAAGCTTTCACCAGAGCAAATCTCTTAAGGCCCACATGAAGACGCACAATATTCTGTCACACAGCAAGCCAGTGGCCTGCTTCCAAGAGGGTTGTTCTTTCCAGAGTTCTTTGCGTAAAGAACTTGTCAGACACACTGCCGAGGTGCATGGGTTCAAGGCTGTAGAGTGTCGCCATCACGCTTGTGGTGCCGTTTTCCAAAGTGAGACAGACATGGAGGCTCATTATCGGACACACCTCGCTTACCACTGCTCACAGTGTGATTTCTCATGTTCCAATAAGACTGTCTTCCTCCAGCACCAGCGGCACGGTCACCCAGGAAATGAAAAGCTTTGCTGCGACTTCTGCTGCTTCGTCACATTTAACCCTGTGGAGTTCCAGCAGCACATCGGACATTTGCACGCCAACGAGAAGATCCATCGCTGCTCTCAGTGCACCTACGTGACCTCGCATAAACGGGGCTTGAAGAGACACATGCTGATGCACAGTG GTGAGAAGCCCCACAAGTGCAGCCTGTGTGACTTCAGGTGCCGAGACGAGTCCTACCTCTCTAAACATATGCTCACACACTCAGACAACAAGAACTTTATGTGTGCTGAATGTGGATACGTCACTAAATGGAAACACTATCTGAATGTCCATATGAGGAAACATGCTGGAGACCTCAG GTATCAGTGTGACCAGTGCCCCTACCGCTGTCACCGAATGGACCAGCTCAATAGCCACAAATTACGACATCAGGCCAAATCACTTATGTGTGAGATCTGTGCTTATGCCTGCAAGCGCAAATATGAGCTTCGCAATCACATGTTGGCCAAACACTCCGGAGAGGAGAAACAGCCATCCATATATAAGTgcaaatactgtacatacactACCTGCTACAGACAAGCCCTTCAAAACCATGAGAACTGTAAACATACCAAGCTGAAAGAGTTCCGGTGTGCCCTCTGCTTTTATTCCTCTTTCAGTAGCATCAGCCTCTTCCTGCACAAGAGGAAAACTCATGGCTATGTACCTGGGGACAAAGCATGGCTTGAAAACTACGCTgcaaaggagaaggagaggaactCAACAGAGTTCTTGCAGGATTTTTACAGTAAGCCCTTAGCAGCTCACAAGCAGTCTGAACAATCCACCTCTGAAGGACCTCCACTGTCTCAAAGAGAACTTTCTGATCTTCCTGGCTCAGCAGATCACAGTGCCAGCAAAGGGTCTGTAGCTGGTTCACAAACTGTGGATTCTGTGGATGTTTTTGACGTTGTTTCGCAAGAGGTTGTTAATCAAGGTATTTCAGATAGTCCTCAATCTGTGAACAGTCCTGAGGAGTACTGTACTCTTGTTTTAACAACACTATCAACCACTGACTATCAGACCTCCTCTTTACAAAATCAGGAAGAAAGTTGTGCAAATCAGACTCCAAGCTCATCAAAATTTAATTGCAATGGCTCTGACATATCACCAGAAAAGGCAGACTTCTCTACATCTTCactggaggaagatgatgtagCTATGGCTGATGCAGAATGTGAACAAAGTGACATAGATGACAACTATGAGTCCCTAAATAATACAAGTCAACCAATCATACCAGGGGAGTGTCAAACACCTGCGGTGGAGAGTGGTGGTGGAAAAATCTGTTCCACTTTTCCTTCTGAGCACAATCAGCCATTTGAATCTGAGATCCGTCTTAAAGCTATGAAAAAGCACGACAAAGACCAAGCAGAAGCCATGGTTTTGGAGGGACGGGTGCAGATGCTTGTGGTCCCAGCTAAAGAGGTTTATCGCTGCGATAAGTGCTCTTATGTATCTAGTAAGGAGACTGCTTTGAAGTACCACTGCCAGGCTTTGTGCAGTGGTAGGATAAAGGGACACCAGTGCCAAGCCTGTGGTGCACAGTTCAAACAGCAGCGGGGCCTTGATAGCCACCTGTCAAAAAAGTGCCCAGCACTTCCACGAAAAACAAGGACATTTGTAGGCACTGCCAATACGTGTTTGGCAGCAGAGGACAATTCTGCTGTGGATCAGGATGATGAAACAAATTCCAGTCAGACAGAGCTTCCATCTTCCCAAAATAGGATTTCCACAGATAAGGGACTTCAGCAAGAAGAGGGAGTATGTACATCtcatttaaaaatctgtaaagGTATTGTTGATAATGCTTTTACATCCAGTAACTCAGGACAGAAGCAAAGCAAAATTCAAGCAAAAAAACTTTTGAAAGTTCAACTTGCAAAAAAGCAATTACTTTCTAGtaacaaacaaagaaatgttcCTCTGCAGAAGTCCCTTTACGCCAATAAAGATGGGAAATTCAAATGCAAGCTGTGCAGTTTTTCATCAGTCAGGCTTGCAACAGTTGAACGGCACCTCTCAACCTGCAGAAAAATCTTAAGGAAAAGAGAGACTCAGATCATTTCAGAAGAGGGGAACAAGTGTGGCAATGAGTCGATCAAAGAAAAAGAGGACTTGGTGGAAGAGTACAAAGAAAGAACTGGGAATGTTTCTGAGAAACATCAAATCTTTTCTTGTCCAAGCTGTGCATTTAAGTGCAATCAGAAAAGAGCATTAGACAGTCATGAAAAGAGAGGCTGCTTGAAGCCAGATGAAGTCCAATGCACCATGTGTTCATATGTAACTAAATCAAAGACTACTTTGACCCGTCACATTCTGTGTGCCCATAACAAAAAGGTTGGTGTTGCCAAACGTTTGCATTGCCAGCACTGTAGTTTCACCTGCAAACAACAACGATGCATGGCTCAACATATTGCACTCAAACACAAAGGTGCACGACCTCACCAATGTCGATATTGTCCTTTTAGCACCACAAGGCGTTATCGCCTGGAAGAGCATGAGTCTCTTCACACAGGAATCGGTCGTCACAGCTGCGACATGTGTGACAAGACTTTTGGGGCTGTGACAAAATTGCGTCAGCACAAGATGCGCATCCACGACAAACAGCCCACGCACTTCTGCTCACTCTGTGACTTTAGTGGCTACACGCTTGACGATGTGAGACGCCATAATCTCAGATGCCACGTGGGGGAATTACACCATGCTTGCACGCATTGTGATGCTCAGTTTAGTTCAGAGGTTGCACTGAGAAACCACTGTAAACGTGTGCACCAGCTCCAGGTCTGTTTCTCATGTAAGCAGTGTGACTACACATGTGGCAGCGAGGCCACTCTGAAGAGCCACCAAGAGAGCAAGCACCCTCAGGTAAAGTGCAACACTTGCCAGGAGTCTTTTAAGACGAAGGAGAGCCTTGAGATTCATCAAAGAACCCACCTGGCACATCACTGTCAGCTGTGCCCCTTTGCTACCAAAACAAGGCAGCTGTTAGCTCAGCACCTTCTGAATGAACATGAGGAGGAATCTCAGGAGGAAAAGCCTCTCAAGTGCAGTTCTTGTCAGTTTGCTTGTCGGCATCAGTTGGTGTTAGAGCAACACCTTCGTTCACATGGAGGCAAGCGACTTTACAAATGCACAGACTGCGAGTATTCAACCAGGAACAAGCAGAAGATCACGTGGCACATTCGTATACACACTGGAGAGAAGCCTTACAGCTGTGAGCAGTGCAGTTACACCTGCACTGATCCATCTAGGTTGAAG CTTCACATGAGGGTTCACCAAGCAGAGAAGAAGTATCTTTGTCCAGAGTGCGGCTACAAATGCAAGTGGGCGACTCAGCTGAAGTATCACATGACCAAGCACACAG GGGACAAGCCATATGCCTGTGATGAGTGTGACTACCGCACTAACAGAGCAGATGCTCTCCGTGCCCACCGGGACACGCAGCACTGTGACCTGCGCCCTTATGTCTGTGAGAAATGCGGCAAAGCCTTCAAGACTAGTTTTATACTGAAGACTCACCAGCGCCAACATAGTGACGATCGGCCATACACGTGCGGCTTGTGCCACAAGGCTTTCCGGTGGCCGGCGGGTCTCAGACATCACTACCTCTCACACACCAAGCAGCAGCCTTTCTGCTGTCGCCACTGCTCCTACAGAGCCAAACAGAAGTTCCAGGTGGTCAAGCATTTGCAGAGGCACCATCCAGAGATGTCTGTGGAGCAGGGGGTGGTGAGGGACTCTGAAGCGGTAAGCCTGACCCTGAAGGAGGCCTTGCAGGGGACACTGGATGAGAGAGCAACAGAAGTGGACAAAGAGGGAGGGGCGGGCGATGAGGTACAGGTTGAGGAGGTTATACAAAGAGAGGAAGACTGTGAGACAAAAAGCTGA
- the znf142 gene encoding zinc finger protein 142 isoform X3, producing MITSRSTTICHLVLKGAAATTVCTNGRYQPQVSNRPKRKLNTSPAYALSLPGERSEEQPERPRHNIKRMRKAVEGDKPSAVDAVLPPSKEYLAEGSEHTYRTHTCPKCRRCFKMRSHLQEHLHLHFPDPSLQCPTCKRYFTSKSKLRIHRLREAGEKVHHCHLCEYSAVERNAIRRHLTSVHAGEAEDGVKGHSYPCPTCGQSFHQSKSLKAHMKTHNILSHSKPVACFQEGCSFQSSLRKELVRHTAEVHGFKAVECRHHACGAVFQSETDMEAHYRTHLAYHCSQCDFSCSNKTVFLQHQRHGHPGNEKLCCDFCCFVTFNPVEFQQHIGHLHANEKIHRCSQCTYVTSHKRGLKRHMLMHSGEKPHKCSLCDFRCRDESYLSKHMLTHSDNKNFMCAECGYVTKWKHYLNVHMRKHAGDLRYQCDQCPYRCHRMDQLNSHKLRHQAKSLMCEICAYACKRKYELRNHMLAKHSGEEKQPSIYKCKYCTYTTCYRQALQNHENCKHTKLKEFRCALCFYSSFSSISLFLHKRKTHGYVPGDKAWLENYAAKEKERNSTEFLQDFYSKPLAAHKQSEQSTSEGPPLSQRELSDLPGSADHSASKGSVAGSQTVDSVDVFDVVSQEVVNQGISDSPQSVNSPEEYCTLVLTTLSTTDYQTSSLQNQEESCANQTPSSSKFNCNGSDISPEKADFSTSSLEEDDVAMADAECEQSDIDDNYESLNNTSQPIIPGECQTPAVESGGGKICSTFPSEHNQPFESEIRLKAMKKHDKDQAEAMVLEGRVQMLVVPAKEVYRCDKCSYVSSKETALKYHCQALCSGRIKGHQCQACGAQFKQQRGLDSHLSKKCPALPRKTRTFVGTANTCLAAEDNSAVDQDDETNSSQTELPSSQNRISTDKGLQQEEGVCTSHLKICKGIVDNAFTSSNSGQKQSKIQAKKLLKVQLAKKQLLSSNKQRNVPLQKSLYANKDGKFKCKLCSFSSVRLATVERHLSTCRKILRKRETQIISEEGNKCGNESIKEKEDLVEEYKERTGNVSEKHQIFSCPSCAFKCNQKRALDSHEKRGCLKPDEVQCTMCSYVTKSKTTLTRHILCAHNKKVGVAKRLHCQHCSFTCKQQRCMAQHIALKHKGARPHQCRYCPFSTTRRYRLEEHESLHTGIGRHSCDMCDKTFGAVTKLRQHKMRIHDKQPTHFCSLCDFSGYTLDDVRRHNLRCHVGELHHACTHCDAQFSSEVALRNHCKRVHQLQVCFSCKQCDYTCGSEATLKSHQESKHPQVKCNTCQESFKTKESLEIHQRTHLAHHCQLCPFATKTRQLLAQHLLNEHEEESQEEKPLKCSSCQFACRHQLVLEQHLRSHGGKRLYKCTDCEYSTRNKQKITWHIRIHTGEKPYSCEQCSYTCTDPSRLKLHMRVHQAEKKYLCPECGYKCKWATQLKYHMTKHTGDKPYACDECDYRTNRADALRAHRDTQHCDLRPYVCEKCGKAFKTSFILKTHQRQHSDDRPYTCGLCHKAFRWPAGLRHHYLSHTKQQPFCCRHCSYRAKQKFQVVKHLQRHHPEMSVEQGVVRDSEAVSLTLKEALQGTLDERATEVDKEGGAGDEVQVEEVIQREEDCETKS from the exons ATGATCACCTCTCGGAGCACAACCATCTGCCACCTCGTGCTCAAG ggggcTGCAGCCACAACTGTATGCACTAATGGAAGGTACCAACCTCAGGTGTCCAACAGgccaaaaagaaaactgaatacCAGCCCAGCTTATGCATTATCATTACCTGGAGAGAGGAGTGAGGAACAGCCTGAGAGGCCAAGGCACAATATTAAAAGGATGAGAAAGGCAGTGGAAGGAGACAAACCCTCAGCAGTGGATGCTGTACTGCCTCCATCCAAAG AGTACCTTGCAGAGGGATCAGAGCACACTTATCGCACCCACACTTGCCCCAAGTGTCGCCGCTGCTTCAAGATGCGCTCCCACCTGCAGGAGCACCTCCATTTACATTTTCCTGACCCCAGCCTCCAGTGTCCCACCTGCAAGCGTTACTTCACCAGCAAGAGCAAACTACGTATACACAGACTTCGTGAGGCGGGTGAAAAGGTTCACCATTGCCACTTGTGTGAATATTCTGCCGTGGAGCGGAACGCAATTCGTCGCCACCTTACCAGCGTGCATGCCGGTGAGGCAGAGGACGGTGTAAAGGGTCACAGCTATCCCTGCCCCACCTGTGGTCAAAGCTTTCACCAGAGCAAATCTCTTAAGGCCCACATGAAGACGCACAATATTCTGTCACACAGCAAGCCAGTGGCCTGCTTCCAAGAGGGTTGTTCTTTCCAGAGTTCTTTGCGTAAAGAACTTGTCAGACACACTGCCGAGGTGCATGGGTTCAAGGCTGTAGAGTGTCGCCATCACGCTTGTGGTGCCGTTTTCCAAAGTGAGACAGACATGGAGGCTCATTATCGGACACACCTCGCTTACCACTGCTCACAGTGTGATTTCTCATGTTCCAATAAGACTGTCTTCCTCCAGCACCAGCGGCACGGTCACCCAGGAAATGAAAAGCTTTGCTGCGACTTCTGCTGCTTCGTCACATTTAACCCTGTGGAGTTCCAGCAGCACATCGGACATTTGCACGCCAACGAGAAGATCCATCGCTGCTCTCAGTGCACCTACGTGACCTCGCATAAACGGGGCTTGAAGAGACACATGCTGATGCACAGTG GTGAGAAGCCCCACAAGTGCAGCCTGTGTGACTTCAGGTGCCGAGACGAGTCCTACCTCTCTAAACATATGCTCACACACTCAGACAACAAGAACTTTATGTGTGCTGAATGTGGATACGTCACTAAATGGAAACACTATCTGAATGTCCATATGAGGAAACATGCTGGAGACCTCAG GTATCAGTGTGACCAGTGCCCCTACCGCTGTCACCGAATGGACCAGCTCAATAGCCACAAATTACGACATCAGGCCAAATCACTTATGTGTGAGATCTGTGCTTATGCCTGCAAGCGCAAATATGAGCTTCGCAATCACATGTTGGCCAAACACTCCGGAGAGGAGAAACAGCCATCCATATATAAGTgcaaatactgtacatacactACCTGCTACAGACAAGCCCTTCAAAACCATGAGAACTGTAAACATACCAAGCTGAAAGAGTTCCGGTGTGCCCTCTGCTTTTATTCCTCTTTCAGTAGCATCAGCCTCTTCCTGCACAAGAGGAAAACTCATGGCTATGTACCTGGGGACAAAGCATGGCTTGAAAACTACGCTgcaaaggagaaggagaggaactCAACAGAGTTCTTGCAGGATTTTTACAGTAAGCCCTTAGCAGCTCACAAGCAGTCTGAACAATCCACCTCTGAAGGACCTCCACTGTCTCAAAGAGAACTTTCTGATCTTCCTGGCTCAGCAGATCACAGTGCCAGCAAAGGGTCTGTAGCTGGTTCACAAACTGTGGATTCTGTGGATGTTTTTGACGTTGTTTCGCAAGAGGTTGTTAATCAAGGTATTTCAGATAGTCCTCAATCTGTGAACAGTCCTGAGGAGTACTGTACTCTTGTTTTAACAACACTATCAACCACTGACTATCAGACCTCCTCTTTACAAAATCAGGAAGAAAGTTGTGCAAATCAGACTCCAAGCTCATCAAAATTTAATTGCAATGGCTCTGACATATCACCAGAAAAGGCAGACTTCTCTACATCTTCactggaggaagatgatgtagCTATGGCTGATGCAGAATGTGAACAAAGTGACATAGATGACAACTATGAGTCCCTAAATAATACAAGTCAACCAATCATACCAGGGGAGTGTCAAACACCTGCGGTGGAGAGTGGTGGTGGAAAAATCTGTTCCACTTTTCCTTCTGAGCACAATCAGCCATTTGAATCTGAGATCCGTCTTAAAGCTATGAAAAAGCACGACAAAGACCAAGCAGAAGCCATGGTTTTGGAGGGACGGGTGCAGATGCTTGTGGTCCCAGCTAAAGAGGTTTATCGCTGCGATAAGTGCTCTTATGTATCTAGTAAGGAGACTGCTTTGAAGTACCACTGCCAGGCTTTGTGCAGTGGTAGGATAAAGGGACACCAGTGCCAAGCCTGTGGTGCACAGTTCAAACAGCAGCGGGGCCTTGATAGCCACCTGTCAAAAAAGTGCCCAGCACTTCCACGAAAAACAAGGACATTTGTAGGCACTGCCAATACGTGTTTGGCAGCAGAGGACAATTCTGCTGTGGATCAGGATGATGAAACAAATTCCAGTCAGACAGAGCTTCCATCTTCCCAAAATAGGATTTCCACAGATAAGGGACTTCAGCAAGAAGAGGGAGTATGTACATCtcatttaaaaatctgtaaagGTATTGTTGATAATGCTTTTACATCCAGTAACTCAGGACAGAAGCAAAGCAAAATTCAAGCAAAAAAACTTTTGAAAGTTCAACTTGCAAAAAAGCAATTACTTTCTAGtaacaaacaaagaaatgttcCTCTGCAGAAGTCCCTTTACGCCAATAAAGATGGGAAATTCAAATGCAAGCTGTGCAGTTTTTCATCAGTCAGGCTTGCAACAGTTGAACGGCACCTCTCAACCTGCAGAAAAATCTTAAGGAAAAGAGAGACTCAGATCATTTCAGAAGAGGGGAACAAGTGTGGCAATGAGTCGATCAAAGAAAAAGAGGACTTGGTGGAAGAGTACAAAGAAAGAACTGGGAATGTTTCTGAGAAACATCAAATCTTTTCTTGTCCAAGCTGTGCATTTAAGTGCAATCAGAAAAGAGCATTAGACAGTCATGAAAAGAGAGGCTGCTTGAAGCCAGATGAAGTCCAATGCACCATGTGTTCATATGTAACTAAATCAAAGACTACTTTGACCCGTCACATTCTGTGTGCCCATAACAAAAAGGTTGGTGTTGCCAAACGTTTGCATTGCCAGCACTGTAGTTTCACCTGCAAACAACAACGATGCATGGCTCAACATATTGCACTCAAACACAAAGGTGCACGACCTCACCAATGTCGATATTGTCCTTTTAGCACCACAAGGCGTTATCGCCTGGAAGAGCATGAGTCTCTTCACACAGGAATCGGTCGTCACAGCTGCGACATGTGTGACAAGACTTTTGGGGCTGTGACAAAATTGCGTCAGCACAAGATGCGCATCCACGACAAACAGCCCACGCACTTCTGCTCACTCTGTGACTTTAGTGGCTACACGCTTGACGATGTGAGACGCCATAATCTCAGATGCCACGTGGGGGAATTACACCATGCTTGCACGCATTGTGATGCTCAGTTTAGTTCAGAGGTTGCACTGAGAAACCACTGTAAACGTGTGCACCAGCTCCAGGTCTGTTTCTCATGTAAGCAGTGTGACTACACATGTGGCAGCGAGGCCACTCTGAAGAGCCACCAAGAGAGCAAGCACCCTCAGGTAAAGTGCAACACTTGCCAGGAGTCTTTTAAGACGAAGGAGAGCCTTGAGATTCATCAAAGAACCCACCTGGCACATCACTGTCAGCTGTGCCCCTTTGCTACCAAAACAAGGCAGCTGTTAGCTCAGCACCTTCTGAATGAACATGAGGAGGAATCTCAGGAGGAAAAGCCTCTCAAGTGCAGTTCTTGTCAGTTTGCTTGTCGGCATCAGTTGGTGTTAGAGCAACACCTTCGTTCACATGGAGGCAAGCGACTTTACAAATGCACAGACTGCGAGTATTCAACCAGGAACAAGCAGAAGATCACGTGGCACATTCGTATACACACTGGAGAGAAGCCTTACAGCTGTGAGCAGTGCAGTTACACCTGCACTGATCCATCTAGGTTGAAG CTTCACATGAGGGTTCACCAAGCAGAGAAGAAGTATCTTTGTCCAGAGTGCGGCTACAAATGCAAGTGGGCGACTCAGCTGAAGTATCACATGACCAAGCACACAG GGGACAAGCCATATGCCTGTGATGAGTGTGACTACCGCACTAACAGAGCAGATGCTCTCCGTGCCCACCGGGACACGCAGCACTGTGACCTGCGCCCTTATGTCTGTGAGAAATGCGGCAAAGCCTTCAAGACTAGTTTTATACTGAAGACTCACCAGCGCCAACATAGTGACGATCGGCCATACACGTGCGGCTTGTGCCACAAGGCTTTCCGGTGGCCGGCGGGTCTCAGACATCACTACCTCTCACACACCAAGCAGCAGCCTTTCTGCTGTCGCCACTGCTCCTACAGAGCCAAACAGAAGTTCCAGGTGGTCAAGCATTTGCAGAGGCACCATCCAGAGATGTCTGTGGAGCAGGGGGTGGTGAGGGACTCTGAAGCGGTAAGCCTGACCCTGAAGGAGGCCTTGCAGGGGACACTGGATGAGAGAGCAACAGAAGTGGACAAAGAGGGAGGGGCGGGCGATGAGGTACAGGTTGAGGAGGTTATACAAAGAGAGGAAGACTGTGAGACAAAAAGCTGA